Proteins encoded in a region of the Augochlora pura isolate Apur16 chromosome 4, APUR_v2.2.1, whole genome shotgun sequence genome:
- the Brd7-9 gene encoding bromodomain containing 7/9 isoform X1: MGSKKHKKHKRERHEEGHYSTTDKPPTLKLILKVGGSSGTPEYINEPSQATMLSQHLGVYQQQMGLNCSVTQDSEYDRYIGHKKLKKKKKKKDKRHKHHHKDKKRRREESSQESVGDADESLVEVPKKIPNHQLLVPRHPTVGEHRVGVTNQISSLSPHREPRTCVLRKIAERTPLQRLLEHLLRSMEKRDPQQFFAWPVTDSIAPGYSQIITSPMDFSTIKQKIDDNNYQNLNEFIDDFKLMCDNATTYNQPDTIYFKAAKKLLHVGLKMVTPEKLRQLRPVLTYMQDISKEELGFELGTEDPNNPDAPITEEQIEREREQEERNEEAEELRKENQRKMRLANLGKFEAIPDDMTPEEILKQVRGAAKSASEKLSLKRLNSKMGFLRQKKDGTTSLQIIVPGDGVIPGTNQRPVSLGQLIGKLNHGTGALAGFREDRRNMSKPVKPLYYGAFGSYAPSYDSTFANLTKEETDLVYQTYGDETAVQYAESILDFAKDCDYTLTMVDDLLDILTAGDHRKTKKFLEEKRRLREEEEKIKHLLEKPMQDVNRNIPAMDNIKVDMDQLKTLSEIGIDVNFLENLEDDVKLSEERAALQTRLDDTSQMIGRLKQAQHDRLSGPPPAHLSNVPKPSENEVALADKITDNLTEIAKKLPPSAIAPVDGLRRAMGIAPLGGPEPMEVEPITHNPTIVAESNLLSQTNNSQVPANLLSAPSPIQNANLLSPASQQTPTISIVNANQAPIQIQIGLAHSQTPPSLLNTAETSAVPDLETELREFLESDPTLGHSPLHDDKTLEDILSES; the protein is encoded by the exons ATGGGTTCGAAGAAGCACAAAAAGCACAAGCGCGAGAGGCACGAAG AAGGGCACTATTCAACCACGGACAAACCCCCTACTTTAAAGCTCATTCTAAAAGTAGGAGGTAGCAGTGGTACACCTGAATACATTAACGAGCCAAGCCAGGCAACAATGTTGTCCCAACACTTAGGTGTTTACCAGCAACAGATGGGCCTGAACTGTTCTGTTACGCAAGACTCGGAGTATGATAGGTACATAGGTCACAAAAAgctgaagaagaaaaagaaaaagaaggacaAGAGACACAAGCACCATCACAAGGACAAAAAGAGACGACGGGAAGAGTCCAGCCAAGAGTCGGTCGGCGATGCGGACGAAAGCTTGGTCGAAGTCCCTAAAAAGATTCCTAATCACCAACTGTTAGTTCCAAGACACCCGACCGTCGGAGAGCACAGAGTGGGTGTCACCAATCAAATCAGCTCTCTGTCCCCACACAGAGAGCCCAGAACATGCGTACTTAGGAAAATTGCGGAGCGTACTCCGCTCCAACGGTTACTAGAACACTTGCTTAGGTCAATGGAGAAACGCGACCCGCAGCAGTTCTTTGCTTGGCCGGTCACGGACAGCATTGCCCCCGGTTATTCACAAATTATCACAAGTCCTATGGATTTCAGTACCATCAAGCAGAAGATAGACGACAATAATTATCAGAACTTAAACGAATTTATAGACGATTTTAAACTAATGTGCGATAACGCCACCACGTACAACCAGCCCGATACGATTTACTTCAAGGCAGCAAAGAAGCTCCTGCACGTTGGCCTGAAGATGGTCACGCCCGAGAAACTCAGGCAATTGAGACCTGTCCTTACCTACATGCAAGACATCTCGAAGGAGGAACTCGGTTTTGAATTGGGAACCGAGGATCCAAATAATCCCGATGCCCCGATCACAGAAGAGCAGATAGAACGCGAACGGGAGCAGGAGGAGCGCAACGAGGAAGCGGAGGAACTCCGGAAGGAAAATCAGAGAAAGATGAGATTAGCGAATTTAGGTAAATTTGAAGCCATTCCTGATGACATGACCCCGGAGGAAATCTTGAAGCAGGTCCGCGGTGCTGCGAAATCAGCGTCGGAGAAGTTATCTCTGAAGAGGCTGAACTCGAAGATGGGTTTCCTCAGGCAAAAGAAAGATGGGACCACTAGTTTGCAAATAATAGTGCCAGGAGACGGTGTGATACCAGGAACGAATCAGAGGCCCGTGTCTTTGGGTCAGCTCATTGGCAAACTGAATCATGGCACGGGCGCGTTAGCAGGATTCCGCGAAGACAGGAGGAACATGTCCAAGCCGGTGAAACCCTTATACTACGGTGCCTTTGGCTCTTATGCTCCAAGCTACGATTCCACGTTCGCCAACTTAACTAAAGAGGAAACCGACTTGGTGTACCAGACCTATGGCGACGAAACGGCTGTACAGTATGCAGAATCGATTCTAGACTTCGCTAAAGACTGTGATTATACATTAACTATGGTAGACGATCTGTTGGACATCTTAACGGCTGGGGATCACAGAAAGACCAAGAAGTTCCTCGAGGAGAAGCGGCGACTCagggaagaggaagagaagatCAAACATCTTCTGGAGAAGCCTATGCAGGATGTTAACCGGAATATTCCAGCCATGGACAACATCAAGGTAGACATGGATCAACTGAAGACTCTCTCGGAAATAGGAATTGATGTGAACTTCTTGGAGAACTTAG AAGACGACGTGAAATTAAGCGAGGAACGCGCAGCCCTGCAGACTCGCTTGGACGATACATCTCAGATGATAGGCCGTCTAAAACAGGCTCAGCACGATCGTTTGTCAGGCCCACCCCCAGCTCACCTATCAAATGTTCCTAAGCCGTCTGAAAACGAGGTGGCCCTGGCCGACAAGATCACGGACAACCTCACGGAAATAGCGAAGAAACTACCACCGTCAGCAATCGCTCCTGTCGACGGTCTGCGAAGAGCGATGGGAATCGCACCTCTAGGCGGTCCCGAGCCTATGGAGGTCGAACCAATCACGCATAATCCAACAATCGTAGCTGAGAGTAATCTATTGTCGCAAACGAACAATAGTCAGGTCCCGGCGAACCTGTTATCGGCGCCGTCGCCTATTCAAAACGCGAATTTGCTCAGTCCGGCCAGCCAACAAACTCCAACGATCAGTATCGTGAATGCTAACCAAGCACCGATCCAGATACAGATCGGCCTGGCGCATAGTCAAACACCACCGTCTCTACTGAACACCGCGGAGACTTCCGCCGTTCCTGATTTAGAAACCGAGCTACGGGAATTTCTGGAGAGCGATCCCACGTTAGGACACTCGCCCCTACACGACGATAAAACGCTCGAGGACATCCTGTCCGAGTCCTAG
- the Brd7-9 gene encoding bromodomain containing 7/9 isoform X2, giving the protein MLSQHLGVYQQQMGLNCSVTQDSEYDRYIGHKKLKKKKKKKDKRHKHHHKDKKRRREESSQESVGDADESLVEVPKKIPNHQLLVPRHPTVGEHRVGVTNQISSLSPHREPRTCVLRKIAERTPLQRLLEHLLRSMEKRDPQQFFAWPVTDSIAPGYSQIITSPMDFSTIKQKIDDNNYQNLNEFIDDFKLMCDNATTYNQPDTIYFKAAKKLLHVGLKMVTPEKLRQLRPVLTYMQDISKEELGFELGTEDPNNPDAPITEEQIEREREQEERNEEAEELRKENQRKMRLANLGKFEAIPDDMTPEEILKQVRGAAKSASEKLSLKRLNSKMGFLRQKKDGTTSLQIIVPGDGVIPGTNQRPVSLGQLIGKLNHGTGALAGFREDRRNMSKPVKPLYYGAFGSYAPSYDSTFANLTKEETDLVYQTYGDETAVQYAESILDFAKDCDYTLTMVDDLLDILTAGDHRKTKKFLEEKRRLREEEEKIKHLLEKPMQDVNRNIPAMDNIKVDMDQLKTLSEIGIDVNFLENLEDDVKLSEERAALQTRLDDTSQMIGRLKQAQHDRLSGPPPAHLSNVPKPSENEVALADKITDNLTEIAKKLPPSAIAPVDGLRRAMGIAPLGGPEPMEVEPITHNPTIVAESNLLSQTNNSQVPANLLSAPSPIQNANLLSPASQQTPTISIVNANQAPIQIQIGLAHSQTPPSLLNTAETSAVPDLETELREFLESDPTLGHSPLHDDKTLEDILSES; this is encoded by the exons ATGTTGTCCCAACACTTAGGTGTTTACCAGCAACAGATGGGCCTGAACTGTTCTGTTACGCAAGACTCGGAGTATGATAGGTACATAGGTCACAAAAAgctgaagaagaaaaagaaaaagaaggacaAGAGACACAAGCACCATCACAAGGACAAAAAGAGACGACGGGAAGAGTCCAGCCAAGAGTCGGTCGGCGATGCGGACGAAAGCTTGGTCGAAGTCCCTAAAAAGATTCCTAATCACCAACTGTTAGTTCCAAGACACCCGACCGTCGGAGAGCACAGAGTGGGTGTCACCAATCAAATCAGCTCTCTGTCCCCACACAGAGAGCCCAGAACATGCGTACTTAGGAAAATTGCGGAGCGTACTCCGCTCCAACGGTTACTAGAACACTTGCTTAGGTCAATGGAGAAACGCGACCCGCAGCAGTTCTTTGCTTGGCCGGTCACGGACAGCATTGCCCCCGGTTATTCACAAATTATCACAAGTCCTATGGATTTCAGTACCATCAAGCAGAAGATAGACGACAATAATTATCAGAACTTAAACGAATTTATAGACGATTTTAAACTAATGTGCGATAACGCCACCACGTACAACCAGCCCGATACGATTTACTTCAAGGCAGCAAAGAAGCTCCTGCACGTTGGCCTGAAGATGGTCACGCCCGAGAAACTCAGGCAATTGAGACCTGTCCTTACCTACATGCAAGACATCTCGAAGGAGGAACTCGGTTTTGAATTGGGAACCGAGGATCCAAATAATCCCGATGCCCCGATCACAGAAGAGCAGATAGAACGCGAACGGGAGCAGGAGGAGCGCAACGAGGAAGCGGAGGAACTCCGGAAGGAAAATCAGAGAAAGATGAGATTAGCGAATTTAGGTAAATTTGAAGCCATTCCTGATGACATGACCCCGGAGGAAATCTTGAAGCAGGTCCGCGGTGCTGCGAAATCAGCGTCGGAGAAGTTATCTCTGAAGAGGCTGAACTCGAAGATGGGTTTCCTCAGGCAAAAGAAAGATGGGACCACTAGTTTGCAAATAATAGTGCCAGGAGACGGTGTGATACCAGGAACGAATCAGAGGCCCGTGTCTTTGGGTCAGCTCATTGGCAAACTGAATCATGGCACGGGCGCGTTAGCAGGATTCCGCGAAGACAGGAGGAACATGTCCAAGCCGGTGAAACCCTTATACTACGGTGCCTTTGGCTCTTATGCTCCAAGCTACGATTCCACGTTCGCCAACTTAACTAAAGAGGAAACCGACTTGGTGTACCAGACCTATGGCGACGAAACGGCTGTACAGTATGCAGAATCGATTCTAGACTTCGCTAAAGACTGTGATTATACATTAACTATGGTAGACGATCTGTTGGACATCTTAACGGCTGGGGATCACAGAAAGACCAAGAAGTTCCTCGAGGAGAAGCGGCGACTCagggaagaggaagagaagatCAAACATCTTCTGGAGAAGCCTATGCAGGATGTTAACCGGAATATTCCAGCCATGGACAACATCAAGGTAGACATGGATCAACTGAAGACTCTCTCGGAAATAGGAATTGATGTGAACTTCTTGGAGAACTTAG AAGACGACGTGAAATTAAGCGAGGAACGCGCAGCCCTGCAGACTCGCTTGGACGATACATCTCAGATGATAGGCCGTCTAAAACAGGCTCAGCACGATCGTTTGTCAGGCCCACCCCCAGCTCACCTATCAAATGTTCCTAAGCCGTCTGAAAACGAGGTGGCCCTGGCCGACAAGATCACGGACAACCTCACGGAAATAGCGAAGAAACTACCACCGTCAGCAATCGCTCCTGTCGACGGTCTGCGAAGAGCGATGGGAATCGCACCTCTAGGCGGTCCCGAGCCTATGGAGGTCGAACCAATCACGCATAATCCAACAATCGTAGCTGAGAGTAATCTATTGTCGCAAACGAACAATAGTCAGGTCCCGGCGAACCTGTTATCGGCGCCGTCGCCTATTCAAAACGCGAATTTGCTCAGTCCGGCCAGCCAACAAACTCCAACGATCAGTATCGTGAATGCTAACCAAGCACCGATCCAGATACAGATCGGCCTGGCGCATAGTCAAACACCACCGTCTCTACTGAACACCGCGGAGACTTCCGCCGTTCCTGATTTAGAAACCGAGCTACGGGAATTTCTGGAGAGCGATCCCACGTTAGGACACTCGCCCCTACACGACGATAAAACGCTCGAGGACATCCTGTCCGAGTCCTAG